Proteins found in one Plasmodium malariae genome assembly, chromosome: 13 genomic segment:
- the PmUG01_13043100 gene encoding RNA-binding protein Nova-1, putative, which produces MEENNQGEKINNLNTQLCFVKMLVNNLVAGSVIGKNGSIITSIENKTGCSLKLSPTNSYFPNTQERVLVLCGKQEQINNALLIILDKIRQITTQNYQEKQNMNNNTAPKYTCRIVVPKSAVSAIIGKGGQQIKQLQDSTGSKIQISSREDGLNERIISIIGPFESVSDTAIKVANSIQNDPNLKDLLNVIYNKDANYNSRNLTHNFVNQVPLNGYVMPQQYGVFQHEQYMDVNMMNSLMRHSRDLFNLPCEISIQIPDEFIGSVIGKNGSRLTNIMNSTGAQIRISRKGELLPGTADRKVRIMGTVAAVHAAHVLLLQRLESVYMQLRTMQVKCDA; this is translated from the coding sequence atggaGGAGAATAACCAAGGGGAGAAGATAAACAATTTAAACACACAGCTGTGTTTTGTAAAAATGCTAGTAAATAATTTAGTTGCAGGTTCAGTAATAGGTAAAAATGGATCGATAATTACAagtatagaaaataaaacgGGATGTAGTTTAAAATTATCTCCAACTAATTCTTACTTTCCAAACACGCAAGAAAGGGTTCTAGTACTTTGTGGAAAACaggaacaaataaataatgcactattaataatattagataAAATTAGACAAATAACAACTCAGAATTATCAAGAGaaacaaaatatgaataataacaCTGCAccaaaatatacatgtaggATTGTAGTACCAAAATCAGCAGTCAGTGCAATAATTGGAAAAGGAGGGCAGCAAATCAAACAATTACAAGATTCTACTGGGTCGAAAATTCAAATATCAAGTCGTGAGGATGGATTAAATGAAAGAATTATTTCAATTATTGGACCATTTGAATCAGTTAGTGATACAGCTATAAAAGTAGCAAATTCTATACAAAATGATCCtaatttaaaagatttattaaatgttatatataataaagatgCTAATTATAATTCTAGAAACTTAACACATAATTTTGTTAACCAAGTTCCTTTAAATGGTTATGTCATGCCACAGCAATATGGAGTTTTTCAACATGAACAATATATGGATGTTAATATGATGAATTCTCTTATGAGACATAGTCGTGATTTGTTTAATTTACCTTGTGAAATTTCTATACAAATTCCAGATGAATTTATTGGATCTGTTATAGGGAAAAATGGTTCAAGATTAACtaatattatgaacagtACAGGTGCACAAATAAGAATAAGTAGAAAAGGGGAATTATTACCAGGAACTGCTGATAGAAAAGTTCGAATTATGGGAACTGTTGCAGCTGTGCATGCAGCACATGTTTTGTTGTTACAAAGATTAGAATCTGTTTATATGCAGTTAAGAACTATGCAAGTTAAATGTGATGCATGA
- the PmUG01_13043200 gene encoding DNA-directed RNA polymerases I and III subunit RPAC2, putative — translation MEESTYFEDLRTLTQATFCFENEDHTLGNCLRCILLQKEGIEFAGYTVPHPTQAEINLRIQTTGEPAINILKESLDDLAHMCDIMLDKFNNTLKNSH, via the exons atggaagaaaGTACGTATTTTGAAGATTTGAGGACTTTGACACAAGCTACTTTCTGTTTTGAAAACGAAGATCATACATTAG gAAACTGTTTACGTTGTATTTTGCTTCAAAAAGAAGGCATCGAATTTGCAGGGTACACAGTACCTCATCCAACTCAGGCGGAGATTAACCTTCGGATTCAAACAACAG GTGAACCAGcaattaacattttaaagGAATCATTGGATGATTTAGCTCATATGTGTGATATTATGTTGGACAAGTTTAACAATACGTTAAAGAACTCTCATTAA
- the PmUG01_13043300 gene encoding conserved Plasmodium protein, unknown function: MGNTIYSESVTSSYSRKCYGERRNKNGNKDEESSNTEKKGGESSNNENKNGKSSNNQKKDESNCDSKKPRKKNEPKLRTSGKLSKSSINENVELFKTKNRVKRYKPSKCLLRNSIFCVNYKIDDTFFPLLMELKNEPQCKIVLVDDHGNIIKEILIKDIETIESSINTIDIFLRINKEYTEQQKFNLCSFILKDNDDKISFIHNIKMLYGLNVLEYGTVKYNKINTEEIEEKYVYDNNILNKENKNNFQNLLDDINNKLYKNTQQFEKNIERKKMDEIINTALKLGHVYNPIIILGDMQDGDIIKVKELNSMQTDNSKKKENISHDDFTLIEWFLSKKIGSNNNFREESIHCGNNFLLKSFMVGYFIKVKVSKNIYINNRKTFVTSISTKGPVTINDTTAKQILKYISNVNECIQIYLSSSDIYNIFFSYTEPKINIIGLFIFYPANIFIMRKGLRFAITLNEQSYSVDYLWNSFYLTKKDILFDKPSDFIPTYMDMADIHLYFITSTLNGDKVKSILRTNSSNERNIIYATVFFYKYQKRIESIDEFMRDSLAGSYNNLKKKFQNIFLDLKGDDIKQIDLANA, from the exons ATGGGTAATACAATATATTCAGAAAGTGTTACTTCATCCTATTCAAGGAAATGTTATGGGGAGAGGAGGaacaaaaatggaaataaagaTGAGGAAAGTAGTAATACCGAAAAGAAGGGTGGAGAAAGCAGTAACaacgaaaataaaaatggaaaaagtaGTAACAACCAAAAGAAGGATGAATCAAATTGTGATAGTAAAAAACcgagaaagaaaaatgaacCAAAACTTCGAACCAGTGGAAAGTTATCTAAAAGCAGTATAAATGAAAACGTTGAATTATTCAAAACGAAGAATAGGGTAAAGAGGTACAAGCCAAGCAAATGTTTACTAAGAAATAGTATATTTtgtgtaaattataaaatagatGATACTTTTTTCCCCTTATTAATGGAATTGAAAAATGAACCACAATGCAAAATAGTGCTTGTAGATGATCAtggtaatattataaaagaaatattaattaaagatATTGAGACGATAGAGAGCTCGATAAATActattgatatatttttaagaataaataaagagTACACGGAACagcaaaaatttaatttatgtagttttatattaaaagataatgatgataaaatttcttttattcataatataaaaatgctaTACGGTTTAAATGTGTTAGAATATGGGacagtaaaatataataagataAATACTGAAGAaattgaagaaaaatatgtatatgataataatattttaaataaagaaaataaaaataattttcaaaatttattagatgatataaataataagttatataaaaacacacaacaatttgaaaaaaatattgaaagaaaaaaaatggatgaGATTATAAATACAGCATTAAAATTAGGACATGTTTATAATCCTATTATCATTTTAGGTGATATGCAAGATGGGGATATTATAAAAGTGAAAGAATTAAATTCAATGCAAACagataattcaaaaaaaaaagaaaatatatctCATGATGATTTTACACTTATAGAATggtttttatcaaaaaaaatcgGTTCCAATAATAATTTCAGAGAAGAATCGATTCATTGtggtaataattttttattgaaatcTTTTATGGTAGgctattttataaaagtgaAGGTGtccaaaaatatttatattaataatagaaaaacatTTGTTACTTCAATAAGCACAAAGGGACCAGTAACAATAAATGATACCACTGCAAAACAaatcttaaaatatatatccaaTGTGAATGAAtgtattcaaatatatttgtcATCCTccgatatatataatatttttttttcctatacAGAACCtaaaataaacattataggcttatttattttttaccctgctaatatatttattatgcgAAAGGGACTACGATTCGCCATCACACTGAATGAACAAAGTTATTCCGTAGATTATCTATGGAACTCTTTTTACTTAACAAAAAAGGATATCCTGTTTGACAAACCCTCGGACTTCATACCGACTTATATGGATATGGCTGacattcatttatatttcattactTCCAC cTTGAACGGAGATAAAGTAAAATCGATCCTAAGAACAAACTCAAGCAACGAAAGAAACATCATATATGcaactgtttttttttataaatatcaaaaaaggaTAGAG TCTATCGACGAGTTCATGCGGGATTCCCTGGCAGGGTCTTATAAtaatcttaaaaaaaaatttcaaaacatttttttagaTTTAAAAGGAGACGACATAAAACAGATAGATCTTGCCAATGCATAG
- the UDG gene encoding uracil-DNA glycosylase, putative, with the protein MNKIKVQKKIDHFFPIKRKKSVTVSSEKGADNSSDSVVSTCFEKLDKENDWKKRKVSDMEGLEKDDKIDLNTKDVFNDICEIKTKNEGPSDYSYIDEIKKLMHIEWYEQLKNEFKKNYFKNMYLKIKEERKTKVIYPPEHLVFSAFLKTPLSNIKVVIVGQDPYHQKGQAMGLCFSVPAGIKIPPSLKNILKEIKQKSNHGNLISWSEQGVFLLNTSLTVEENKPASHKNYGWETFTDQVINIINQKKQKIIFMLWGNFAIKKCSKIDTKKHFILKAGHPSPLSIKHFENCDHFNKCNNILIQNNLDPIKWELPQ; encoded by the coding sequence atgaataaaataaaagttcaaaaaaaaattgatcaCTTTTTTCCTatcaaaaggaaaaaaagtgTGACCGTAAGTAGTGAAAAGGGTGCAGATAATTCTTCAGACTCCGTTGTAAGTACTTGTTTTGAAAAGTTAGATAAGGAAAATGattggaaaaaaaggaaagtaaGCGATATGGAAGGATTAGAAAAAGATGATAAAATAGATTTAAATACTAAGGATGTTTTTAACGATATCTGTGaaataaaaactaaaaatgAAGGACCGTCTGATTATAGTTATATAGACGAGATTAAGAAATTAATGCACATAGAATGGTATGAACAGTTAAAGAACGAATTTAAAAAgaactattttaaaaatatgtatttgaaaataaaagaagaaagaaaaactAAAGTTATATATCCACCTGAACATTTAGTTTTTAgtgcttttttaaaaacgcctttatcaaatataaaagtagTCATAGTTGGTCAAGACCCATATCATCAAAAAGGTCAGGCCATGGGATTATGTTTTTCTGTACCGGCTGGTATTAAAATACCTCCaagcttaaaaaatattttaaaagaaataaaacaaaaaagtaatCATGGAAATTTAATTAGCTGGTCAGAACAAGGGGTATTCTTATTAAATACTTCTTTAACTGTTGAAGAAAATAAACCAGCTTCACACAAAAATTATGGATGGGAAACCTTTACTGATCaggttattaatattataaatcaaaagaaacaaaaaattatttttatgttatggGGTAATtttgcaataaaaaaatgttcaaaaATTGATACAAagaaacattttattttaaaagctGGACATCCATCGCCTTTGAGTATAAAACATTTTGAGAATTGTGATCATTTCAACAAATGTAACAATATTCTTATTCAAAATAACTTGGACCCAATAAAATGGGAACTGCCCCAATGA
- the PmUG01_13043500 gene encoding ATP-dependent protease, putative yields the protein MRMSLYFGILKCRGKDLFKNNRFFYRSSKHYTDPNDIELIKEVKSFSLLNKPLFPGLSYVLNCDKSIVKIFENYEKKISKNINTKINKNKIYVGLFFSRKIENEYTYNLLNDDQFSGNFPLKGKESKVEDNAIIRKDIDYIDNLSDIYEYGCIGCIRHVLEDETMPNEEALSKEVVEVAEIAESEEGVVAARTANKRGCAARIGKNSGCETRPCRYSDSDSTESTANHVRTDASWNKHKIINGMNLSPVNKLGCVCRIVVEVLEKVRIKKWKGDNVAEIDIVKNERRLEDRNNKKIKVYQMEIVDKIKEIIKLNSVNSAEYNVLLKYYNIKNVHNLVNYVGNVTINKRSAIQSMFEKNNLEDQLEKCIQLLNEDMYMLKMKKELTTMLNDKFEREKKEIILKEHIANLTKMLGQKSEHEIICESFLNKYNSVKHILSDEVATCISHEINKFLLYNEKCNDYSSTHQYLHTVLNIPYGKYAPLNVDINKCEMILHKSHYGLTDVKRYILEYLGLYILNKNVKPKILLLVGYPGIGKTSICSSISTCLNIPQYLINMNNIHNMNDLIGHRKTYVNSYEGKIVHALISTKVMNPLIILDEFDKISFTNASIYNTFLNIFDMNQNKFFRDQYINIPLDISNVFFICTANSVDNIPDVLLDRMEIIYIYPYTNIEKVHIFKYYLKKTIQVQTSITSVHLDLSDDLLLYIIQNYTNENGIRQLYSILYNIYKRRAYMLLKGVTKKIQLHMKNLNILNYFISLENIRTKKNIHKFPCFEGTVKSLAFTDSGGQIVTIEVTSLTNKTLSNNASDSVYSTNQLGLIRHGTFRNETSSLYYKRDNLNTDGGMVNNMHSRIGNSPYINKVNMFSDKYNSVECISNANHYGEGGGRSIYGSYSHNNDDDENFNIVREENNEHSTHISGSYLDNRVGNKTVDLIDYRMVDETDYRAGDRQICREQHKKRNSYMKNGGNQRRNNSNCNIIITGNVGKIMQESIIIANTYSSNLLNKILPHFEKEYLHINLSECDIKKDGPSAGINFVTSILSYYLKIVVDNSICMTGEINLNGSILKIGGLMEKIILAKNFGIRTLIIPTDNAQECELLPQYIKENIRILYVYHYHQIFNLLFNKYERCDPWVYPHKLVR from the coding sequence ATGCGTATGTCGCTTTATTTtggaattttaaaatgtaggGGAAAAgatctttttaaaaacaatcGATTTTTCTATCGATCATCAAAGCATTATACAGACCCAAATGAcatagaattaataaaagaagttAAAAGCTTTTCTCTTTTGAATAAACCACTTTTCCCAGGTCTTTCTTATGTACTTAATTGTGACAAAAGTATTGtcaaaatatttgaaaattatgagaaaaaaataagcaaaaatataaatacaaaaataaataagaataaaatatatgtaggacttttttttagtagaaaaatagaaaatgaaTATACGTATAATTTGCTAAATGATGATCAATTTAGTGGCAATTTTCctttaaaaggaaaagaaagtAAAGTAGAGGATAATGCAATTATAAGAAAAGATATAGACTACATAGACAATTTAAGTGATATATATGAGTATGGCTGTATTGGGTGCATTAGACACGTCCTGGAGGATGAAACTATGCCAAATGAAGAGGCATTATCAAAAGAAGTGGTAGAAGTGGCAGAAATAGCAGAATCGGAGGAGGGGGTAGTCGCAGCACGTACTGCGAATAAGAGGGGATGCGCAGCTAGAATTGGGAAAAACAGCGGTTGTGAGACAAGGCCGTGCCGCTACAGTGATAGTGATAGCACTGAAAGCACCGCGAATCATGTTCGTACAGATGCCAGCTGGAATAAGCACAAAATCATTAACGGGATGAACTTATCTCCCGTGAATAAACTGGGTTGTGTGTGCAGAATTGTGGTAGAGGTGCTAGAAAAGgtcagaataaaaaaatggaaggGTGACAATGTGGCAGAAATtgatatagtaaaaaatgaaagaagaCTAGAGGATAGGAACAACAAAAAGATAAAAGTATATCAAATGGAAATagtagataaaataaaagaaataataaaactaaataGCGTAAATAGTGCTGAATATAACgtattgttaaaatattataatataaaaaatgtacataatttAGTAAATTATGTAGGAAATGTAACTATAAACAAAAGGAGTGCCATCCAAAGTATGtttgagaaaaataatttagaagatcaattagaaaaatgtatacaattattaaacgaagatatgtatatgttaaaaatgaaaaaggaattaACGACAATGTTAAATGACAAAtttgaaagagaaaaaaaagagataatattaaaagaacaTATAGCCAATTTGACCAAAATGTTAGGACAAAAATCAGAACATGAAATTATATGTgaatcatttttaaataagtataattcGGTTAAACATATTCTAAGTGATGAAGTGGCAACATGTATATCAcatgaaattaataaatttttattatataacgaAAAATGTAATGATTATTCATCAACTCATCAATATTTGCACACAGTTTTAAACATCCCCTATGGTAAATATGCTCCATTAAATgttgatataaataaatgtgaGATGATATTACACAAAAGTCACTATGGATTAACAGATGTTAAACGGTATATACTGGAATATTTaggtttatatatattaaataaaaatgtgaagCCCAAAATACTTTTATTAGTTGGATACCCAGGTATAGGCAAAACTTCTATATGTAGTTCAATTAGTACTTGTTTAAATATACcacaatatttaataaacatgAACAATATACATAACATGAATGATTTAATTGGACATAGAAAAACATATGTTAACAGCTATGAAGGAAAAATTGTCCACGCTCTCATATCTACAAAAGTTATGAATccgttaataattttagacGAATTCGATAAAATATCTTTTACGAATGCAAGTATTTATAATACCTTTCTGAACATTTTTGACATgaatcaaaataaatttttcagagatcaatatataaacattccTTTAGACATTTCGAACGTTTTCTTTATCTGTACAGCCAATTCAGTTGATAATATTCCGGATGTATTGTTAGATAGAAtggaaataatttatatatatccttaTACTAATATAGAGAAAgtccatatttttaaatattatttaaaaaaaacaatacaaGTACAAACAAGCATTACTAGTGTACATCTTGACCTGTCTGATGAtcttttattgtatattattcaaaattataCTAATGAAAATGGTATCAGACAATTATATAGTAtcctatataatatatataaaagaagagCATATATGCTATTAAAGGGAGTTACTAAAAAGATACAATTACATATGAAAAATCTGAacattttgaattattttataagtttAGAAAATATCAGGACAAAAAAGAACATACATAAGTTTCCATGCTTTGAAGGAACAGTAAAGTCGCTGGCATTTACAGACTCTGGGGGGCAAATAGTAACCATAGAAGTAACAAGTTTAACCAATAAAACTTTATCAAATAATGCATCAGATAGTGTGTATTCTACTAACCAACTAGGGTTAATAAGACATGGTACATTTAGAAATGAAACCAGTTCGCTGTACTACAAAAGGGATAATCTAAATACTGATGGGGGTATGGTCAATAATATGCATAGTAGAATCGGAAATTCCCCCTACATTAATAAGGTCAATATGTTTTCGGATAAATACAATTCTGTAGAATGCATAAGCAATGCGAACCACTACGGAGAAGGAGGTGGACGTAGCATTTACGGAAGCTACAGTCACAACAACGATGATGATGAAAATTTCAACATAGTAAGGGAAGAGAACAATGAGCATAGTACGCATATAAGTGGGAGCTATTTGGATAATAGGGTGGGAAACAAGACGGTTGATTTGATCGACTATAGGATGGTTGATGAGACCGACTACAGGGCGGGTGACAGACAGATCTGCAGGGAGCAGCATAAAAAGCGAAATTCATACATGAAAAACGGAGGGAACCAGAGAAGGAACAATTCAAATTGTAATATCATTATAACTGGAAATGTGGGTAAGATAATGCAAGAaagtataataatagcaaATACGTATAGttctaatttattaaataaaatacttccacattttgaaaaagaatatttacatataaatttaagtGAATGTGATATAAAGAAAGATGGACCAAGTGCAGGTATAAATTTCGTAACCTCCATATTATCCTATTATCTAAAAATTGTAGTGGATAATTCTATATGTATGACTGGTGAAATCAACTTAAATGgtagtattttaaaaataggagggttaatggaaaaaattatactagCTAAAAATTTTGGTATACGTACATTAATAATACCGACAGATAATGCCCAAGAATGTGAACTATTACCACAatacataaaagaaaatatacgtatattatatgtttatcaCTACCATCAAATTTTTAACCTTCTTTTTAACAAGTATGAGAGGTGTGACCCCTGGGTGTATCCCCATAAGTTGGTCCGTTGA
- the SMB1 gene encoding small nuclear ribonucleoprotein-associated protein B, putative, which yields MGKNSRLETWLQYRVRVTISDTRYFVGTFLSYDRHMNLVLVDTEEFRKVKSQENSFKEIKRVVGLILIRGENVVSFTAERAPVNKKSMTNVVNKGIATGRGVPLNNYVPMQGNFNANLTNPISNMPTGMVLNAGTTKNLTPAVNPNFRSPNMPLNNQRQMVPMNMQMNQPLGNTNNTQQRILPQIPTQLPFPPNMKPPT from the exons ATGGGGAAGAATTCACGCTTAGAAACGTGGTTACAGTACCGAGTAAGGGTTACTATAAGCGACACAAGGTACTTTGTTGGTACCTTTCTTTCCTATGACAGACATATGAATTTAGTTTTAGTAGACACGGAGGAGTTTCGAAAAGTAAAGAGTCAGGAGAATTCTTTTAAG GAAATAAAGAGAGTAGTAGGTTTGATTTTAATACGAGGAGAGAACGTTGTTTCTTTTACGGCTGAACGAGCTCCAGTCAATAAGAAGTCCATGACTAACGTTGTGAATAAAGGCATAGCAACTGGAAGAGGTGTaccattaaataattatgtaccAATGCAGGGCAATTTTAACGCAAATTTAACAAATCCAATAAGTAATATGCCAACAGGTATGGTATTAAATGCAGGtacaacaaaaaatttaactcCAGCTGTTAACCCGAATTTTAGATCGCCAAATATGCCTTTAAATAATCAAAGACAAATGGTGCCTATGAATATGCAAATGAATCAACCACTTGGAAACACAAATAATACACAGCAAAGAATTTTACCACAAATTCCTACGCAGCTTCCCTTCCCCCCTAATATGAAACCTccaacataa